In the genome of Pseudorca crassidens isolate mPseCra1 chromosome 12, mPseCra1.hap1, whole genome shotgun sequence, one region contains:
- the EWSR1 gene encoding RNA-binding protein EWS isoform X2, translating into MASTDYSTYSQAAAQQGYSAYTAQPTQGYAQTTQAYGQQSYGTYGQPTDVSYTQAQTTATYGQTAYATSYGQPPTVEGTSTGYSTPTAPQAYSQPVQGYGTGAYDTTTATVTTTQASYAAQSAYGTQPAYPAYGQQPAATAPARPQDGNKPAETSQPQSSTGGYNQPSLGYGQSNYSYPQVPGSYPMQPVTAPPSYPPTSYSSTQPTSYDQSSYSQQNTYGQPSSYGQQSSYGQQSSYGQQPPTSYPPQTGSYSQAPSQYSQQSSSYGQQSSFRQDHPSSMGVYGQESGGFSGPGENRSMSGPDNRGRGRGGFDRGGMSRGGRGGGRGGMGAGERGGFNKPGGPMDEGPDLDLGPPVDPDEDCDNSAIYVQGLSDSVTLDDLADFFKQCGVVKINKRTGQPMIHIYLDKETGKPKGDATVSYEDPPTAKTAVEWFDGKDFQGSKLKVSLARKKPPMNSMRGGMPPREGRGMPPPLRGGPGGPGGPGGPMGRMGGRGGDRGGFPPRGPRGSRGNPSGGGNVQHRAGDWQCPNPGCGNQNFAWRTECNQCKAPKPEGFLPPPFPPPGGDRGRGGPGGMRGGRGGLMDRGGPGGMFRGGRGGDRGGFRGTRGMDRGGFGGGRRGGPGGPPGPLMEQMGGRRGGRGGPGKMDKGEHRQERRDRPY; encoded by the exons ATTACAGTACCTACAGCCAAGCTGCAGCCCAGCAGGG CTACAGTGCTTACACCGCCCAGCCCACTCAAGGATATGCACAGACCACCCAG GCATATGGGCAACAAAGTTACGGAACCTATGGACAGCCCACTGATGTCAGCTATACCCAGGCTCAGACCACTGCAACCTATGGGCAGACCGCCTATGCAACTTCTTATGGACAGCCTCCCACTG TAGAAGGGACCAGTACAG GATATTCTACTCCAACTGCCCCCCAGGCATACAGTCAGCCTGTCCAGGGGTACGGCACTGGTGCTTATGATACCACCACTGCTACAGTCACTACCACCCAGGCCTCCTATGCAGCTCAGTCTGCATATGGCACTCAGCCTGCTTATCCAGCCTATGGGCAGCAGCCAGCAGCCACCGCGCCTGCAAG acCGCAGGATGGTAACAAACCCGCTGAGACTAGTCAACCTCAATCTAGCACAGGGGGTTACAACCAGCCCAGCCTAGGATATGGACAGAGTAACTACAGTTATCCCCAGGTACCTGGGAGCTACCCCATGCAGCCAGTCACAGCACCACCATCCTATCCTCCTACCAG ctATTCTTCTACACAGCCGACTAGTTATGATCAGAGCAGTTACTCCCAGCAGAACACCTATGGGCAGCCGAGCAGCTATGGACAACAGAGTAGCTATGGTCAACAAAGCAGCTATGGGCAGCAGCCGCCCACTAGTTACCCCCCCCAAACTGGATCCTACAGCCAGGCTCCAAGTCAATATAGCCAACAGAGCAGCAGCTACGGGCAGCAGA GTTCATTCCGACAGGACCACCCCAGTAGCATGGGTGTTTATGGGCAGGAGTCTGGAGGATTTTCCGGACCAGGAGAGAACCGGAGCATGAGTGGCCCTGATAACCGgggcaggggaagagggggaTTTGATCGTGGAGGCATGAGCAGAGGTGGGCGGGGAGGAGGACGCGGTGGAATGGG CGCTGGAGAGCGAGGTGGCTTCAATAAGCCTGGTG GACCCATGGACGAAGGACCAGATCTTGATTTAG GCCCACCTGTAGATCCAGATGAAGACTGTGACAACAGTGCAATTTATGTGCAAGGATTAAGTGACAGTGTGACTCTAGATGATCTGGCAGACTTCTTTAAGCAGTGTGGAGTTGTCAAG ATAAACAAGAGGACTGGACAACCCATGATCCATATCTATTTGGACAAGGAAACAGGAAAGCCCAAAGGCGATGCTACTGTATCCTATGAAGACCCGCCAACTGCCAAAACTGCTGTCGAGTGGTTTGATG GGAAAGATTTTCAAGGGAGCAAACTTAAAGTTTCTCTTGCTCGGAAGAAGCCTCCAATGAACAGCATGCGGGGAGGAATGCCCCCCCGTGAGGGTAGAGGGATGCCACCGCCGCTCCGAGGAG GTCCAGGAGGCCCGGGAGGTCCTGGAGGACCCATGGGTCGCATGGGAGGCCgtggaggagacagaggaggCTTCCCACCAAGAGGGCCCCGCGGTTCCCGAGGGAACCCATCTGGAGGAGGAAACGTCCAGCACCGAGCTGGAGACTGGCAGTGCCCCAATCC GGGGTGTGGAAACCAGAACTTTGCGTGGAGAACAGAGTGCAACCAGTGTAAGGCCCCAAAGCCTGAAGGCTTCCTCCCACCACCTTTCCCACCCCCGG GCGGTGACCGTGGCAGAGGTGGCCCTGGTGGCATGCGGGGAGGAAGAGGTGGCCTCATGGATCGAGGTGGTCCTGGTGGAATGTTCAGAGGTGGCCGTGGTGGAGACAGAGGTGGCTTCCGTGGCACCCGGGGCATGGACCGTGGTGGCTTTGGTGGAGGAAGACGAGGTGGCCCTGGGGGACCCCCTGGACCTTTGATGGAACAGATGGGAGGAAGAAGAGGCGGGCGTGGAGGACCTGGAAAAATGGATAA AGGTGAGCACCGTCAGGAACGCAGAGACCGGCCCTACTAG
- the EWSR1 gene encoding RNA-binding protein EWS isoform X3: MASTDYSTYSQAAAQQGYSAYTAQPTQGYAQTTQAYGQQSYGTYGQPTDVSYTQAQTTATYGQTAYATSYGQPPTGYSTPTAPQAYSQPVQGYGTGAYDTTTATVTTTQASYAAQSAYGTQPAYPAYGQQPAATAPARPQDGNKPAETSQPQSSTGGYNQPSLGYGQSNYSYPQVPGSYPMQPVTAPPSYPPTSYSSTQPTSYDQSSYSQQNTYGQPSSYGQQSSYGQQSSYGQQPPTSYPPQTGSYSQAPSQYSQQSSSYGQQSSFRQDHPSSMGVYGQESGGFSGPGENRSMSGPDNRGRGRGGFDRGGMSRGGRGGGRGGMGSAGERGGFNKPGGPMDEGPDLDLGPPVDPDEDCDNSAIYVQGLSDSVTLDDLADFFKQCGVVKINKRTGQPMIHIYLDKETGKPKGDATVSYEDPPTAKTAVEWFDGKDFQGSKLKVSLARKKPPMNSMRGGMPPREGRGMPPPLRGGPGGPGGPGGPMGRMGGRGGDRGGFPPRGPRGSRGNPSGGGNVQHRAGDWQCPNPGCGNQNFAWRTECNQCKAPKPEGFLPPPFPPPGGDRGRGGPGGMRGGRGGLMDRGGPGGMFRGGRGGDRGGFRGTRGMDRGGFGGGRRGGPGGPPGPLMEQMGGRRGGRGGPGKMDKGEHRQERRDRPY; this comes from the exons ATTACAGTACCTACAGCCAAGCTGCAGCCCAGCAGGG CTACAGTGCTTACACCGCCCAGCCCACTCAAGGATATGCACAGACCACCCAG GCATATGGGCAACAAAGTTACGGAACCTATGGACAGCCCACTGATGTCAGCTATACCCAGGCTCAGACCACTGCAACCTATGGGCAGACCGCCTATGCAACTTCTTATGGACAGCCTCCCACTG GATATTCTACTCCAACTGCCCCCCAGGCATACAGTCAGCCTGTCCAGGGGTACGGCACTGGTGCTTATGATACCACCACTGCTACAGTCACTACCACCCAGGCCTCCTATGCAGCTCAGTCTGCATATGGCACTCAGCCTGCTTATCCAGCCTATGGGCAGCAGCCAGCAGCCACCGCGCCTGCAAG acCGCAGGATGGTAACAAACCCGCTGAGACTAGTCAACCTCAATCTAGCACAGGGGGTTACAACCAGCCCAGCCTAGGATATGGACAGAGTAACTACAGTTATCCCCAGGTACCTGGGAGCTACCCCATGCAGCCAGTCACAGCACCACCATCCTATCCTCCTACCAG ctATTCTTCTACACAGCCGACTAGTTATGATCAGAGCAGTTACTCCCAGCAGAACACCTATGGGCAGCCGAGCAGCTATGGACAACAGAGTAGCTATGGTCAACAAAGCAGCTATGGGCAGCAGCCGCCCACTAGTTACCCCCCCCAAACTGGATCCTACAGCCAGGCTCCAAGTCAATATAGCCAACAGAGCAGCAGCTACGGGCAGCAGA GTTCATTCCGACAGGACCACCCCAGTAGCATGGGTGTTTATGGGCAGGAGTCTGGAGGATTTTCCGGACCAGGAGAGAACCGGAGCATGAGTGGCCCTGATAACCGgggcaggggaagagggggaTTTGATCGTGGAGGCATGAGCAGAGGTGGGCGGGGAGGAGGACGCGGTGGAATGGG CAGCGCTGGAGAGCGAGGTGGCTTCAATAAGCCTGGTG GACCCATGGACGAAGGACCAGATCTTGATTTAG GCCCACCTGTAGATCCAGATGAAGACTGTGACAACAGTGCAATTTATGTGCAAGGATTAAGTGACAGTGTGACTCTAGATGATCTGGCAGACTTCTTTAAGCAGTGTGGAGTTGTCAAG ATAAACAAGAGGACTGGACAACCCATGATCCATATCTATTTGGACAAGGAAACAGGAAAGCCCAAAGGCGATGCTACTGTATCCTATGAAGACCCGCCAACTGCCAAAACTGCTGTCGAGTGGTTTGATG GGAAAGATTTTCAAGGGAGCAAACTTAAAGTTTCTCTTGCTCGGAAGAAGCCTCCAATGAACAGCATGCGGGGAGGAATGCCCCCCCGTGAGGGTAGAGGGATGCCACCGCCGCTCCGAGGAG GTCCAGGAGGCCCGGGAGGTCCTGGAGGACCCATGGGTCGCATGGGAGGCCgtggaggagacagaggaggCTTCCCACCAAGAGGGCCCCGCGGTTCCCGAGGGAACCCATCTGGAGGAGGAAACGTCCAGCACCGAGCTGGAGACTGGCAGTGCCCCAATCC GGGGTGTGGAAACCAGAACTTTGCGTGGAGAACAGAGTGCAACCAGTGTAAGGCCCCAAAGCCTGAAGGCTTCCTCCCACCACCTTTCCCACCCCCGG GCGGTGACCGTGGCAGAGGTGGCCCTGGTGGCATGCGGGGAGGAAGAGGTGGCCTCATGGATCGAGGTGGTCCTGGTGGAATGTTCAGAGGTGGCCGTGGTGGAGACAGAGGTGGCTTCCGTGGCACCCGGGGCATGGACCGTGGTGGCTTTGGTGGAGGAAGACGAGGTGGCCCTGGGGGACCCCCTGGACCTTTGATGGAACAGATGGGAGGAAGAAGAGGCGGGCGTGGAGGACCTGGAAAAATGGATAA AGGTGAGCACCGTCAGGAACGCAGAGACCGGCCCTACTAG
- the EWSR1 gene encoding RNA-binding protein EWS isoform X1 — protein MASTDYSTYSQAAAQQGYSAYTAQPTQGYAQTTQAYGQQSYGTYGQPTDVSYTQAQTTATYGQTAYATSYGQPPTVEGTSTGYSTPTAPQAYSQPVQGYGTGAYDTTTATVTTTQASYAAQSAYGTQPAYPAYGQQPAATAPARPQDGNKPAETSQPQSSTGGYNQPSLGYGQSNYSYPQVPGSYPMQPVTAPPSYPPTSYSSTQPTSYDQSSYSQQNTYGQPSSYGQQSSYGQQSSYGQQPPTSYPPQTGSYSQAPSQYSQQSSSYGQQSSFRQDHPSSMGVYGQESGGFSGPGENRSMSGPDNRGRGRGGFDRGGMSRGGRGGGRGGMGSAGERGGFNKPGGPMDEGPDLDLGPPVDPDEDCDNSAIYVQGLSDSVTLDDLADFFKQCGVVKINKRTGQPMIHIYLDKETGKPKGDATVSYEDPPTAKTAVEWFDGKDFQGSKLKVSLARKKPPMNSMRGGMPPREGRGMPPPLRGGPGGPGGPGGPMGRMGGRGGDRGGFPPRGPRGSRGNPSGGGNVQHRAGDWQCPNPGCGNQNFAWRTECNQCKAPKPEGFLPPPFPPPGGDRGRGGPGGMRGGRGGLMDRGGPGGMFRGGRGGDRGGFRGTRGMDRGGFGGGRRGGPGGPPGPLMEQMGGRRGGRGGPGKMDKGEHRQERRDRPY, from the exons ATTACAGTACCTACAGCCAAGCTGCAGCCCAGCAGGG CTACAGTGCTTACACCGCCCAGCCCACTCAAGGATATGCACAGACCACCCAG GCATATGGGCAACAAAGTTACGGAACCTATGGACAGCCCACTGATGTCAGCTATACCCAGGCTCAGACCACTGCAACCTATGGGCAGACCGCCTATGCAACTTCTTATGGACAGCCTCCCACTG TAGAAGGGACCAGTACAG GATATTCTACTCCAACTGCCCCCCAGGCATACAGTCAGCCTGTCCAGGGGTACGGCACTGGTGCTTATGATACCACCACTGCTACAGTCACTACCACCCAGGCCTCCTATGCAGCTCAGTCTGCATATGGCACTCAGCCTGCTTATCCAGCCTATGGGCAGCAGCCAGCAGCCACCGCGCCTGCAAG acCGCAGGATGGTAACAAACCCGCTGAGACTAGTCAACCTCAATCTAGCACAGGGGGTTACAACCAGCCCAGCCTAGGATATGGACAGAGTAACTACAGTTATCCCCAGGTACCTGGGAGCTACCCCATGCAGCCAGTCACAGCACCACCATCCTATCCTCCTACCAG ctATTCTTCTACACAGCCGACTAGTTATGATCAGAGCAGTTACTCCCAGCAGAACACCTATGGGCAGCCGAGCAGCTATGGACAACAGAGTAGCTATGGTCAACAAAGCAGCTATGGGCAGCAGCCGCCCACTAGTTACCCCCCCCAAACTGGATCCTACAGCCAGGCTCCAAGTCAATATAGCCAACAGAGCAGCAGCTACGGGCAGCAGA GTTCATTCCGACAGGACCACCCCAGTAGCATGGGTGTTTATGGGCAGGAGTCTGGAGGATTTTCCGGACCAGGAGAGAACCGGAGCATGAGTGGCCCTGATAACCGgggcaggggaagagggggaTTTGATCGTGGAGGCATGAGCAGAGGTGGGCGGGGAGGAGGACGCGGTGGAATGGG CAGCGCTGGAGAGCGAGGTGGCTTCAATAAGCCTGGTG GACCCATGGACGAAGGACCAGATCTTGATTTAG GCCCACCTGTAGATCCAGATGAAGACTGTGACAACAGTGCAATTTATGTGCAAGGATTAAGTGACAGTGTGACTCTAGATGATCTGGCAGACTTCTTTAAGCAGTGTGGAGTTGTCAAG ATAAACAAGAGGACTGGACAACCCATGATCCATATCTATTTGGACAAGGAAACAGGAAAGCCCAAAGGCGATGCTACTGTATCCTATGAAGACCCGCCAACTGCCAAAACTGCTGTCGAGTGGTTTGATG GGAAAGATTTTCAAGGGAGCAAACTTAAAGTTTCTCTTGCTCGGAAGAAGCCTCCAATGAACAGCATGCGGGGAGGAATGCCCCCCCGTGAGGGTAGAGGGATGCCACCGCCGCTCCGAGGAG GTCCAGGAGGCCCGGGAGGTCCTGGAGGACCCATGGGTCGCATGGGAGGCCgtggaggagacagaggaggCTTCCCACCAAGAGGGCCCCGCGGTTCCCGAGGGAACCCATCTGGAGGAGGAAACGTCCAGCACCGAGCTGGAGACTGGCAGTGCCCCAATCC GGGGTGTGGAAACCAGAACTTTGCGTGGAGAACAGAGTGCAACCAGTGTAAGGCCCCAAAGCCTGAAGGCTTCCTCCCACCACCTTTCCCACCCCCGG GCGGTGACCGTGGCAGAGGTGGCCCTGGTGGCATGCGGGGAGGAAGAGGTGGCCTCATGGATCGAGGTGGTCCTGGTGGAATGTTCAGAGGTGGCCGTGGTGGAGACAGAGGTGGCTTCCGTGGCACCCGGGGCATGGACCGTGGTGGCTTTGGTGGAGGAAGACGAGGTGGCCCTGGGGGACCCCCTGGACCTTTGATGGAACAGATGGGAGGAAGAAGAGGCGGGCGTGGAGGACCTGGAAAAATGGATAA AGGTGAGCACCGTCAGGAACGCAGAGACCGGCCCTACTAG
- the EWSR1 gene encoding RNA-binding protein EWS isoform X4, whose product MASTDYSTYSQAAAQQGYSAYTAQPTQGYAQTTQAYGQQSYGTYGQPTDVSYTQAQTTATYGQTAYATSYGQPPTGYSTPTAPQAYSQPVQGYGTGAYDTTTATVTTTQASYAAQSAYGTQPAYPAYGQQPAATAPARPQDGNKPAETSQPQSSTGGYNQPSLGYGQSNYSYPQVPGSYPMQPVTAPPSYPPTSYSSTQPTSYDQSSYSQQNTYGQPSSYGQQSSYGQQSSYGQQPPTSYPPQTGSYSQAPSQYSQQSSSYGQQSSFRQDHPSSMGVYGQESGGFSGPGENRSMSGPDNRGRGRGGFDRGGMSRGGRGGGRGGMGAGERGGFNKPGGPMDEGPDLDLGPPVDPDEDCDNSAIYVQGLSDSVTLDDLADFFKQCGVVKINKRTGQPMIHIYLDKETGKPKGDATVSYEDPPTAKTAVEWFDGKDFQGSKLKVSLARKKPPMNSMRGGMPPREGRGMPPPLRGGPGGPGGPGGPMGRMGGRGGDRGGFPPRGPRGSRGNPSGGGNVQHRAGDWQCPNPGCGNQNFAWRTECNQCKAPKPEGFLPPPFPPPGGDRGRGGPGGMRGGRGGLMDRGGPGGMFRGGRGGDRGGFRGTRGMDRGGFGGGRRGGPGGPPGPLMEQMGGRRGGRGGPGKMDKGEHRQERRDRPY is encoded by the exons ATTACAGTACCTACAGCCAAGCTGCAGCCCAGCAGGG CTACAGTGCTTACACCGCCCAGCCCACTCAAGGATATGCACAGACCACCCAG GCATATGGGCAACAAAGTTACGGAACCTATGGACAGCCCACTGATGTCAGCTATACCCAGGCTCAGACCACTGCAACCTATGGGCAGACCGCCTATGCAACTTCTTATGGACAGCCTCCCACTG GATATTCTACTCCAACTGCCCCCCAGGCATACAGTCAGCCTGTCCAGGGGTACGGCACTGGTGCTTATGATACCACCACTGCTACAGTCACTACCACCCAGGCCTCCTATGCAGCTCAGTCTGCATATGGCACTCAGCCTGCTTATCCAGCCTATGGGCAGCAGCCAGCAGCCACCGCGCCTGCAAG acCGCAGGATGGTAACAAACCCGCTGAGACTAGTCAACCTCAATCTAGCACAGGGGGTTACAACCAGCCCAGCCTAGGATATGGACAGAGTAACTACAGTTATCCCCAGGTACCTGGGAGCTACCCCATGCAGCCAGTCACAGCACCACCATCCTATCCTCCTACCAG ctATTCTTCTACACAGCCGACTAGTTATGATCAGAGCAGTTACTCCCAGCAGAACACCTATGGGCAGCCGAGCAGCTATGGACAACAGAGTAGCTATGGTCAACAAAGCAGCTATGGGCAGCAGCCGCCCACTAGTTACCCCCCCCAAACTGGATCCTACAGCCAGGCTCCAAGTCAATATAGCCAACAGAGCAGCAGCTACGGGCAGCAGA GTTCATTCCGACAGGACCACCCCAGTAGCATGGGTGTTTATGGGCAGGAGTCTGGAGGATTTTCCGGACCAGGAGAGAACCGGAGCATGAGTGGCCCTGATAACCGgggcaggggaagagggggaTTTGATCGTGGAGGCATGAGCAGAGGTGGGCGGGGAGGAGGACGCGGTGGAATGGG CGCTGGAGAGCGAGGTGGCTTCAATAAGCCTGGTG GACCCATGGACGAAGGACCAGATCTTGATTTAG GCCCACCTGTAGATCCAGATGAAGACTGTGACAACAGTGCAATTTATGTGCAAGGATTAAGTGACAGTGTGACTCTAGATGATCTGGCAGACTTCTTTAAGCAGTGTGGAGTTGTCAAG ATAAACAAGAGGACTGGACAACCCATGATCCATATCTATTTGGACAAGGAAACAGGAAAGCCCAAAGGCGATGCTACTGTATCCTATGAAGACCCGCCAACTGCCAAAACTGCTGTCGAGTGGTTTGATG GGAAAGATTTTCAAGGGAGCAAACTTAAAGTTTCTCTTGCTCGGAAGAAGCCTCCAATGAACAGCATGCGGGGAGGAATGCCCCCCCGTGAGGGTAGAGGGATGCCACCGCCGCTCCGAGGAG GTCCAGGAGGCCCGGGAGGTCCTGGAGGACCCATGGGTCGCATGGGAGGCCgtggaggagacagaggaggCTTCCCACCAAGAGGGCCCCGCGGTTCCCGAGGGAACCCATCTGGAGGAGGAAACGTCCAGCACCGAGCTGGAGACTGGCAGTGCCCCAATCC GGGGTGTGGAAACCAGAACTTTGCGTGGAGAACAGAGTGCAACCAGTGTAAGGCCCCAAAGCCTGAAGGCTTCCTCCCACCACCTTTCCCACCCCCGG GCGGTGACCGTGGCAGAGGTGGCCCTGGTGGCATGCGGGGAGGAAGAGGTGGCCTCATGGATCGAGGTGGTCCTGGTGGAATGTTCAGAGGTGGCCGTGGTGGAGACAGAGGTGGCTTCCGTGGCACCCGGGGCATGGACCGTGGTGGCTTTGGTGGAGGAAGACGAGGTGGCCCTGGGGGACCCCCTGGACCTTTGATGGAACAGATGGGAGGAAGAAGAGGCGGGCGTGGAGGACCTGGAAAAATGGATAA AGGTGAGCACCGTCAGGAACGCAGAGACCGGCCCTACTAG
- the EWSR1 gene encoding RNA-binding protein EWS isoform X5: MASTDYSTYSQAAAQQGYSAYTAQPTQGYAQTTQAYGQQSYGTYGQPTDVSYTQAQTTATYGQTAYATSYGQPPTVEGTSTGYSTPTAPQAYSQPVQGYGTGAYDTTTATVTTTQASYAAQSAYGTQPAYPAYGQQPAATAPARPQDGNKPAETSQPQSSTGGYNQPSLGYGQSNYSYPQVPGSYPMQPVTAPPSYPPTSYSSTQPTSYDQSSYSQQNTYGQPSSYGQQSSYGQQSSYGQQPPTSYPPQTGSYSQAPSQYSQQSSSYGQQRPMDEGPDLDLGPPVDPDEDCDNSAIYVQGLSDSVTLDDLADFFKQCGVVKINKRTGQPMIHIYLDKETGKPKGDATVSYEDPPTAKTAVEWFDGKDFQGSKLKVSLARKKPPMNSMRGGMPPREGRGMPPPLRGGPGGPGGPGGPMGRMGGRGGDRGGFPPRGPRGSRGNPSGGGNVQHRAGDWQCPNPGCGNQNFAWRTECNQCKAPKPEGFLPPPFPPPGGDRGRGGPGGMRGGRGGLMDRGGPGGMFRGGRGGDRGGFRGTRGMDRGGFGGGRRGGPGGPPGPLMEQMGGRRGGRGGPGKMDKGEHRQERRDRPY, encoded by the exons ATTACAGTACCTACAGCCAAGCTGCAGCCCAGCAGGG CTACAGTGCTTACACCGCCCAGCCCACTCAAGGATATGCACAGACCACCCAG GCATATGGGCAACAAAGTTACGGAACCTATGGACAGCCCACTGATGTCAGCTATACCCAGGCTCAGACCACTGCAACCTATGGGCAGACCGCCTATGCAACTTCTTATGGACAGCCTCCCACTG TAGAAGGGACCAGTACAG GATATTCTACTCCAACTGCCCCCCAGGCATACAGTCAGCCTGTCCAGGGGTACGGCACTGGTGCTTATGATACCACCACTGCTACAGTCACTACCACCCAGGCCTCCTATGCAGCTCAGTCTGCATATGGCACTCAGCCTGCTTATCCAGCCTATGGGCAGCAGCCAGCAGCCACCGCGCCTGCAAG acCGCAGGATGGTAACAAACCCGCTGAGACTAGTCAACCTCAATCTAGCACAGGGGGTTACAACCAGCCCAGCCTAGGATATGGACAGAGTAACTACAGTTATCCCCAGGTACCTGGGAGCTACCCCATGCAGCCAGTCACAGCACCACCATCCTATCCTCCTACCAG ctATTCTTCTACACAGCCGACTAGTTATGATCAGAGCAGTTACTCCCAGCAGAACACCTATGGGCAGCCGAGCAGCTATGGACAACAGAGTAGCTATGGTCAACAAAGCAGCTATGGGCAGCAGCCGCCCACTAGTTACCCCCCCCAAACTGGATCCTACAGCCAGGCTCCAAGTCAATATAGCCAACAGAGCAGCAGCTACGGGCAGCAGA GACCCATGGACGAAGGACCAGATCTTGATTTAG GCCCACCTGTAGATCCAGATGAAGACTGTGACAACAGTGCAATTTATGTGCAAGGATTAAGTGACAGTGTGACTCTAGATGATCTGGCAGACTTCTTTAAGCAGTGTGGAGTTGTCAAG ATAAACAAGAGGACTGGACAACCCATGATCCATATCTATTTGGACAAGGAAACAGGAAAGCCCAAAGGCGATGCTACTGTATCCTATGAAGACCCGCCAACTGCCAAAACTGCTGTCGAGTGGTTTGATG GGAAAGATTTTCAAGGGAGCAAACTTAAAGTTTCTCTTGCTCGGAAGAAGCCTCCAATGAACAGCATGCGGGGAGGAATGCCCCCCCGTGAGGGTAGAGGGATGCCACCGCCGCTCCGAGGAG GTCCAGGAGGCCCGGGAGGTCCTGGAGGACCCATGGGTCGCATGGGAGGCCgtggaggagacagaggaggCTTCCCACCAAGAGGGCCCCGCGGTTCCCGAGGGAACCCATCTGGAGGAGGAAACGTCCAGCACCGAGCTGGAGACTGGCAGTGCCCCAATCC GGGGTGTGGAAACCAGAACTTTGCGTGGAGAACAGAGTGCAACCAGTGTAAGGCCCCAAAGCCTGAAGGCTTCCTCCCACCACCTTTCCCACCCCCGG GCGGTGACCGTGGCAGAGGTGGCCCTGGTGGCATGCGGGGAGGAAGAGGTGGCCTCATGGATCGAGGTGGTCCTGGTGGAATGTTCAGAGGTGGCCGTGGTGGAGACAGAGGTGGCTTCCGTGGCACCCGGGGCATGGACCGTGGTGGCTTTGGTGGAGGAAGACGAGGTGGCCCTGGGGGACCCCCTGGACCTTTGATGGAACAGATGGGAGGAAGAAGAGGCGGGCGTGGAGGACCTGGAAAAATGGATAA AGGTGAGCACCGTCAGGAACGCAGAGACCGGCCCTACTAG